The genomic stretch CTTTAAAGCATAACGACAGTTTAAAGCATAACAACAGTGACGTGCGTTGCCATATTTACCACTTATCCCAGCTTTCTAAATCCACCGCTTCTGGCTGGAGTCCTGGCCGGCACCCGTGCGCGGAGCTGAGGGGAGCGGGCGGCGGGAAACCCGCACCTCAGCCCCGGAGCCTCGGGCTTCGTGCCAGCGCGGCCGAAGAGGGAGAGGGGCCAGACAGTACAACAGGAGAACGTTCGAAGCGCGGAGCGGAGCCGGCTGCCAGGGGGGCGGGCGCGGCGAGCGGCTCCCTCCCCGCCGTGAGGTGGCCGCGGACGGGGAGCGACCTGAGGGGACGCGGCTGCTCCCGCCCGGCGCTGCCCCTCAGCGCGGCGCGGCGCTGCCGCCGACGCTGCCCCCCGTGCCCCGCCGCCTGGGCAGCTGCGGGCAGGGCGgtgcggcggcggggccggcggcggccgagGCGGGCCGCGGTGCGGCGGCGGGCCCGTCGGCGCGGGGCAGGACGGAGCGGGCCGCCCGGCGGAACTCCTCGCTGCGCCACGTGTAGAGCAGCGGGTTGAGGGCCGagagggcacagagcagcagccagctggCGGCCTGCAGCGCCGGCGGCGCCGGGCGCAGGAAGAAGCCCAGGAGGCTGACCCAGACCAGCGGCTGCGTGCCCAACAAGAACacgcagcagagcagcaggacgGAGACGCTGCTGAGGCGGCGCTGGgagcggcggggcggcggcggcgcggcggggaaGGGCAGCTGGTGGAGGAGGTGGAAGTTGAGGACGCTGACCCGCTTGGCGCTGCCCCGCACCCGCCGCACGATGCCGAGGTAGCAGTGCAACAGCAGCGCCGTCTGGCCTAGCACGGCCAGGGCGAGGAGCAGCGCGGTGTAGCGGGAGCTGCCGTCCGTCTGCCGCAGCGGCGGCTGCTGGGCAGAGCCTGGCGTCCAGAGCCCGGGCAGCAGCGGGACCAGGAGCAGGGCGAGGGCCCAGGAGAGCCCGATCATGCAGCCCGTGTGCCTCCGCTGGTAGAGGGCCTGGTACACGCTGGGCAGCTTGGTGATGAGCACGTACCTGTTGAAGGCCACCAGCAGGTGAGAGGCAAGGGACACGGTGAGGCCGAGGCCCAAGAGCCCCCCTCGCAGCAGCCGGTACTCTGCGGAGCGAAGGGAGGAGGAGTTGGgcggcagcagccccagcacagcctcctGGGGCATCCACAGGGCGCACACGCTCAGGTCTGCCGCGCAGCCGTTCACGATGAAGGCATTGCTGGTTGTCTGCAGCTTCTTGAAGGAGAAGACCAAGTAGATGACCATCACATTGGATAAGGTCCCCGAGATAGCCAAGACTGCGTAGAGCAGCGAGAGGAAGATGCGGGTCCCAGAGGAGtcctcccagagcagcagcagaggcgaGCTGGCACTCCAGGAAGAGGCGTTGGGCATCTCGCTGAATGCAGCTCAGTTTTGGCTTCTCCCTGTAAATCCCATCCTGGTCTGGGTCAGAAGATCCTGCTGCAGGAGTCCCCCACCAAGCACAAGGGAGGACGTGCAGCTGAGGGACTCTTAAGGCATGTTCCAGTCATACGGGCTGCAAGGTCCAGAACACACAGTTTGCAGTGAGAGAGaatggcagtgtccaaggcagGCAGTACTATGAGATCCCACAGCGTGTAGGTAGCGAAGGTGGGTCCATAGGGAGCGGATGGCTGTGAGGAGACCAGAGCACGGCTGAGGATTCTGGAGCTGTGAAAACGcgaagagcagcagcaccttgcAATCAGCAGCAGAAACGGTAGCAACTGATACAAAGCTTTGCAGTTTCTCCTGTGCCACGCTACGTACACTGTATATCATTCCAGGAAGATTCAGCCCTTCCACTCTTCATGAATTATTCAGCAGATTTTCAACTTGttaaatcaagaagaaaaaaaaaaaaaaaaaggaaaaaaaaaaaaaaaccaccaaaccctgTCATGCTCCAGAAATACTGCATCTACACAGTCTGACTCTTCCCTTCGCATTGCCGGTTTCCTGGTTCGAACCCCTTTACACAACTTTCATTTGCAGCAGGCTTTCAAGCCAGTATCAGTCATTTCTGTCTGAAACACAATTTATTTACTGGAGAAAATCCTCTGCCAGATACTTCCCttaaactggttttatttctgatccttttttaagaaaaagtgcACTATGCTTCTGCAAGCTTAATTGTAGAACTGGTCTATAACAATATACTTTCCAAATGAAATCATTCAAACACAATAGATGCACAGATCGTTGGTGAGACAAAATTCCTTATTTGAGGAAGCTGGTCCTCAGCCTAaatattcagtatttctttattaaatagCCTGCCTCAGCCCACAGGAGATCCTGCTGGAGGTGCCAGTAAGAACACAGATACAACAGAATCAGTGCGGTGTTTGAAACGGTCTCATACCAGAATTGATTCAGAGCACAAGTCCCAGCAGAGGTGACTGGCAGGTGGTTGCATGGACTAAAAGCTGTGTGAAAAGCCAGACTTAATA from Lathamus discolor isolate bLatDis1 chromosome 3, bLatDis1.hap1, whole genome shotgun sequence encodes the following:
- the GPR88 gene encoding G protein-coupled receptor 88, which encodes MPNASSWSASSPLLLLWEDSSGTRIFLSLLYAVLAISGTLSNVMVIYLVFSFKKLQTTSNAFIVNGCAADLSVCALWMPQEAVLGLLPPNSSSLRSAEYRLLRGGLLGLGLTVSLASHLLVAFNRYVLITKLPSVYQALYQRRHTGCMIGLSWALALLLVPLLPGLWTPGSAQQPPLRQTDGSSRYTALLLALAVLGQTALLLHCYLGIVRRVRGSAKRVSVLNFHLLHQLPFPAAPPPPRRSQRRLSSVSVLLLCCVFLLGTQPLVWVSLLGFFLRPAPPALQAASWLLLCALSALNPLLYTWRSEEFRRAARSVLPRADGPAAAPRPASAAAGPAAAPPCPQLPRRRGTGGSVGGSAAPR